From a single Vespa crabro chromosome 22, iyVesCrab1.2, whole genome shotgun sequence genomic region:
- the LOC124431905 gene encoding MATH and LRR domain-containing protein PFE0570w-like isoform X5 — MSRCTKSRVNEIKIDGVKFKHKIKRRKESDKYKVKRCKHKCDHEEISKSRSIDKKVSTENNRNGIIPNNNDAGVIKAPIQINKQRLRRPILGASNELREKEFADDKGCCFSTLKTMEADSALSNDKINDTLKVHDNDIDINELMRTVRQCELPETVIIDKIQKNCNISDIFNRTYSSVDMRKRKKIRDKFHEIFDKCLTLSEEEEEEFIINACIRTRQRKKYKKLSNVDKNIEYPVVLDKATRQQDITSDLIVDTASRKTCEISNIELVGTLLNTRNVREFDEDQTVCDKDVFTTEIKLCGDDGVQKDNIIKFPLLCDNNDLIEMNLSNELPTKTCDVSVIDDVAEVIQPEEAHNEIVESTESIKVETNESSDFSIYNRNFNDTNVKVLTNNAIKIRTYRTNNSSSSSSNNNNDDDDDDDDGDDDDDDDNSNNNNGDDDDDKITCHASRNSCSKEVQLDRDSDGASIKTTITSAAVNSDAPVEKILEKSRDRENLTKTSKADTSFETPKKIDDAMIANINLTESSARNINDNNADIEVVIKPTYTETCENAQSNPKVYDKGNKINDDSLKSSKQDINEDLGQLLRMNINKNYRIESIGNTISIQENVVESSTNQNIIVKDICKNQLSSNNDSTNNNDEIEVVLEESTFGIIEENNDTSVIKRDNEKINDSSLNKIDFKEHSKLDDCPYNFIQSKGIKGNKIRVLSSAELGSRWCPTPVDTSLTEPINALVNETALSTNVNDTPSERTTDRKRSIKDAIILDDKYPSLSYTEYYLMSIHRRIMRIRALKKKFSSNDRRNVSAKFKELINNDMRFNSNFIVLLEELLNLGKELKIRDLKKVIRYAASVINKSFLTPEYKPISLQEIANYMTLFDKSISETFTFTSNASSKSNSSNASTFTFDNGFTSASSNDLSATIAPAISKQLSNNGNNVAQVVLTNVQNLHAPAAAEVQVIYNDLPKKNVYTSIGPNQKQECIVPHLQTSKKSNTSILCAAPPPAPPPPPPPPPPPTAAAAQSMHRNVQLLKESRQLFKTSMPCYGQQAIQQQFIPGVTFYNPANSNSMQSHNNKYITRRLNLNENVQYFIGNNAKYASQVAGQSNTVSHRIDNPRDMSKLSYARQASQQVNMSYNVPQRFPIQMAQDIKSSQISCSMTLSAQLPMVHFNNSENLLQRINKIPCELLVQIWDQVTFCLEESFFDCRAHEIYDKGTCVLKLFHVGWKEKIYKFIRYKSRQTSAESISNLKSKLAKYIYKTATMEAQKSICQVYLQKQKSQQLTDTMKILIQDMISKNHVNVESKCGSNTEVSRSSKSQKEELDNIKLGKQSDLRSLKNLTEDINKSDAISNILQGSLPVDNNNKFDNELVSINEMNRNEGDAVKPFTSLKNILSESGGILSNLRNKDIRVKEGNVTDNIDPRRLDSRESPISSEPPPPHIIDVRSISPTSFNTIKEVLPFPINDLQLSNINDDTKENGIEIKIQIPEDVICLNCSKISTVVCEICLEAHYCSKECAASHWIEKHHKYCKPHCVIGPIERKTCV, encoded by the coding sequence ATGTCGCGTTGCACAAAATCTCGCGTTAATGAAATTAAGATAGACGGGGTTAAATTTAAACAtaagattaaaagaagaaaagaatcggataaatataaagtaaaaaggtGTAAACATAAATGTGATCATGAAGAAATATCGAAGagtagatcgatcgataaaaaagtatcgacggaaaataatagaaacggAATAATccccaataataacgatgcagGTGTGATAAAGGCGcctattcaaataaataaacaaagattAAGAAGGCCCATTTTAGGTGCGTCCAATGAACTGCGCGAGAAAGAATTTGCCGATGATAAAGGTTGTTGTTTTTCCACACTTAAAACCATGGAAGCGGACTCCGCTCTTTCAAATGacaaaataaatgatacattAAAGGTACATGACAACGACATAGATATAAACGAATTGATGAGAACAGTTCGCCAGTGTGAACTGCCTGAAACCGTAATTATTGACAAAATTCAAAAGAATTGCAATATAtctgatatttttaatcgaacctATTCAAGTGTAGAtatgagaaaacgaaaaaagattcGGGATAAATTTCACGAGATCTTTGATAAGTGCCTTACGTTAagcgaggaggaggaagaagaatttataataaatgctTGTATACGTacgagacaaagaaagaagtacaaaaaattgtcgaatgttgataaaaatatcgaatatccTGTGGTTTTGGATAAGGCAACAAGACAACAAGATATAACGTCTGATTTAATAGTGGATACAGCCTCTAGAAAGACTTGTGAGATTTCAAATATAGAATTGGTAGGAACTTTATTAAATACTAGAAATGTTAGAGAATTTGATGAAGATCAAACTGTCTGTGATAAAGATGTATTTACTACGGAAATCAAACTTTGCGGGGACGACGGCGTccaaaaagataatattataaagtttCCTTTGCtttgcgataataatgaccTAATTGAAATGAATCTTTCTAATGAATTACCGACTAAAACTTGCGATGTCTCTGTGATAGATGACGTTGCTGAAGTAATTCAGCCGGAAGAAGCGCACAATGAGATCGTTGAATCAACAGAATCGATTAAGGTAGAAACAAACGAATCATCTGATTTTAGCATTTACAATCGAAACTTTAATGATACGAATGTTAAAGTATTAACTAATAACGCTATTAAGATAAGAACATATAGgactaataatagtagtagcagtagtagcaataataataatgatgatgatgatgatgatgatgatggtgatgatgatgatgatgatgataatagtaataataataatggcgacgacgacgacgacaaaatCACCTGCCATGCGTCAAGAAATAGTTGTAGCAAAGAAGTGCAATTAGATAGAGATTCTGATGGCGCCAGTATTAAAACTACAATTACAAGTGCAGCTGTTAATTCGGATGCCCCTGtagagaaaatattagaaaagtctagagacagagagaatctCACAAAGACCTCAAAAGCTGACACATCCTTTGAAACGCCAAAGAAAATAGACGATGCAATGATAGcgaatattaatttaacagAATCCTCCGcaagaaatattaatgataacaatgcGGATATAGAAGTTGTGATAAAACCCACGTATACCGAAACTTGTGAAAATGCCCAAAGTAATCCTAAGGTATATGATAAGGGAAACAAGATAAATGATGATAGTTTAAAATCATCTAAACAAGACATTAACGAAGATTTAGGTCAACTTTTacgaatgaatataaataaaaattacagaatagaatcgattggtaataccATTAGCATACAGGAAAATGTTGTTGAATCATCTACAAAtcagaatataatagtaaaGGACATTTGTAAAAATCAATTGAGCTCTAATAATGATTCAACAAACAACAATGATGAAATAGAGGTCGTATTAGAGGAATCAACGTTTGgtattatcgaagaaaataacgatacgtCTGTTATAAAAAGGgacaatgaaaaaattaatgactcttcgttaaataaaatcgatttcaaAGAGCATAGTAAGCTCGACGATTGtccttataattttatacaatcaaaaggaataaaaggaaacaaaataagGGTTCTTTCTAGCGCAGAATTAGGCTCTAGATGGTGTCCTACTCCCGTAGACACGTCTCTAACTGAACCTATTAACGCATTGGTTAATGAAACAGCACTCTCTACAAATGTTAATGATACGCCATCTGAGCGTACCACGGATCGTAAACGATCGATCAAGGATGCAATAATACTCGACGACAAGTACCCGTCTCTATCCTATacagaatattatttaatgtccATTCATAGACGTATAATGCGTATACGtgcgttaaaaaagaaattctcgtCGAATGATCGTCGAAATGTGTCCGCCaaatttaaagaattaataaataatgatatgcgatttaattcaaattttatagtACTTCTCGAGGAATTACTTAATTTAGGTAAGGAATTGAAAATAAGggatttgaagaaagttatacgataCGCAGCATCCGTTATCAACAAATCTTTCCTAACGCCCGAATATAAACCTATATCTTTGCAAGAAATAGCCAATTATATGACATTATTCGATAAATCAATCTCTGAAACATTTACATTTACTTCTAATGCTTCATCTAAATCCAATTCTAGTAATGCATCTACATTTACTTTTGACAATGGCTTTACATCTGCTTCTTCCAATGACTTATCCGCAACTATTGCACCAGCAATTTCCAAACAATTATCAAACAATGGCAATAACGTGGCACAGGTAGTTTTAACGAACGTTCAAAATTTACATGCCCCGGCGGCGGCAGAGGTTCAAGTAATTTACAATGATTTaccaaagaaaaatgtatacacCTCTATTGGACCGAATCAAAAGCAGGAATGTATCGTTCCGCATTTACAAACATCGAAAAAGTCTAATACATCGATTTTATGCGCTGCTCCTCCTCCtgcccctccccctcctcctcctcctcctcctcctccgacGGCGGCGGCGGCCCAATCGATGCATAGAAACGTGCAATTGTTGAAAGAAAGTCGACAATTGTTTAAGACGTCCATGCCGTGTTACGGTCAACAAGCGATCCAGCAACAATTTATACCAGGAGTTACGTTTTATAATCCTGCCAATTCAAATTCCATGCAATCACATAACAACAAGTATATTACTCgaagattaaatttaaatgaaaatgtacaatattttataggGAACAATGCGAAATACGCATCTCAAGTGGCAGGTCAATCAAATACCGTATCGCATAGAATCGATAACCCAAGGGACATGTCCAAGTTGTCATATGCCCGACAGGCGTCGCAACAAGTCAACATGTCTTATAATGTACCGCAAAGATTTCCAATTCAAATGGCGCAGGATATTAAAAGCTCACAAATCTCATGCTCTATGACATTGTCAGCCCAACTCCCAATggtacattttaataattcagaAAATTTACtacaaagaataaataaaattccatGCGAATTGTTAGTTCAAATATGGGATCAAGTGACCTTTTGCCTCGAAGAAAGTTTCTTTGATTGTAGAGCACACGAGATATACGATAAGGGCACTTGTGTTTTAAAACTATTTCACGTaggatggaaagagaaaatatataaatttattcgcTACAAATCCCGGCAAACTAGCGCCGAATCTATAAGTAATCTAAAAAGTAAATTggctaaatatatatataaaacggcAACAATGGAAGCTCAGAAGAGCATATGCCAGGTATATCTTCAAAAACAGAAATCTCAACAATTAACAGATACCATGAAGATATTAATTCAAGATATGATAAGTAAAAATCATGTTAATGTAGAATCAAAGTGTGGCTCGAATACCGAAGTGAGCCGATCTTCTAAATCACAAAAAGAAGAACTGGACAATATAAAACTCGGAAAACAATCTGATTtacgttcgttaaaaaatctaacggaagatattaataaaagtgacgcaatatcaaatattttgcaAGGCTCATTGCCcgttgacaataacaacaaatttGATAATGAATTAGTTTCGATTAATGAAATGAATCGTAACGAAGGAGACGCGGTAAAACCTTTTACAagcttaaaaaatatattatcggaATCGGGTGGTATATTGTCTAATTTAAGGAATAAGGATATTAGAGTTAAAGAGGGAAATGTtactgataatatcgatcCTCGGCGATTGGATTCGAGAGAAAGTCCGATCTCGTCTGAGCCGCCGCCGCCCCATATAATAGACGTACGAAGCATATCTCCAACTTCATTTAATACGATTAAGGAAGTTTTGCCTTTTCCTATTAATGATTTGcaattatctaatattaacGACGATACTAAAGAGAAtggaattgaaataaaaattcagatTCCAGAAGATGTAATCTGTTTGAATTGTTCTAAGATAAGTACGGTTGTCTGCGAAATTTGTTTAGAAGCTCATTATTGTTCTAAAGAATGTGCAGCATCGCATTGGATAGAAAAACATCATAAGTATTGTAAGCCCCATTGTGTAATAGGGCCcatcgaaagaaaaacttgTGTTTAG